Part of the Odocoileus virginianus isolate 20LAN1187 ecotype Illinois chromosome 16, Ovbor_1.2, whole genome shotgun sequence genome is shown below.
TCTTCACACAACCCCTAGAGCAATCAAACCTCCTCATGCATGCCTCTAGTAActctaattttataattttatccaAATCTGTAATGAGACTGAGAATCTAGCACTCCCCAGGGGCCAATTATAAAGTtaacctagaagaaaaaaataaaaggattgcAAAGCTTTGTTAATCTATATTGGAAGAAATCTATGAATGACATTTGTGCATATGGATTCTGAGAGTGTTTGATCAATGTGAAAGAAACATAATGTTAGTAAAGCTGATTTTGTTAAAGAGTACATTGAGAACTTCATATTCCAACTGGAAATAAAGCAACTGTTTCTAGATTTTGTTAActatactttttttattttttaattttttattagttggaggctaattactttacaatattgtagtggtttttgtcatacattgacatgaatcagccatggatatacatgtattccccatcccgatcccccctcccacctccctctccacccgatccctctgggtcttcccccaCTTTTAACTCAGAGTTATCTCTCACTAAATGAGGATGAGATGCTGGAAATCCCTTGGTCTTATgtagtgaaaaaaatagaaaacatatttatCAGTACATTTAAATGTGCAGTGAACTCCTACTGAAATTCATCAAAGCATCAAGAACTGTCAGTTTACAAGAGTGATAATTGTAGGAagaacaaacggaatgtaggaagagcaaacataacgccatgataggagacAGAGGCGGGAAGGGAAAGACCCTCCTCTGGCAACTAGGAcgattatcaggccacccagatacagccaatcagaacttgttttcggaaaagtcccgcgcgcgcgaacatgtaaccaatccgcttcgctaattgacccctgcttatgtttgaaattggatggcctataaatatgggtagaaaaaccgggctcggggctctcagcctgtcactgcgttggacacagcgggggccctagctcgagctagcaataaacttccttcttgcgttttgcattgtctcttggtagctttctctcttcccgctcggggattcggacatcgggcataacatttgggggctcgtccgggatcccttggcgaggagagaaacctcccgagacagaaggaagaatccaaacggtaccggtacccagtcaggtcagggaaatccagtgtgaaaccggggcctgctaggagagcagggaggtaactggtgcAGGACTAAGGGAACGTTCCTGCCGGTGTGAGACCCAGGCCAGCGAAAACGCTGGAGGGCGACCGGCTCTGCGGAGAAAGGGGTCTTTCGTCCCCTGATCCCGCGGCAGTTGACCAGTGGACACTGTTTGGTAAGTTGAGTCTGTTACGGGGGAGTGCACCCCCCCAGAGACCTAGCATTTGGTTGTCGGCCGACAAttgtctgtccgtgtgtttgtctacgccgctccgtgtttgtgtgagtgccggcattgtctcgcttcttgtcttcttttggtgtatcatttgctatttcgttttgtctgatctggtctcaatttcctaatctctttGGGAGCTTCAGTGAACGGGCGAACAATTGTGGGGGCAATTGATGGGTCctggccagggctacactctggtggactctgaaggcccaaCAAAAGTGAGCCTAAGTAACTAGAGCCCGACCGGGTGAAGCTCCCCCTTAATATCTCAAACTGAGaacgtggcctaaaattcttggtgtgggcacgggtcaggcacttaagagccgctagggcgcctgccacttgaagactcccgtgaaaggataagggggtcacggaacgggccagaaacccctagggtgcccgcccccagcaagaaaacttccgtgcaacgacgcaggcacataaacagttccaaaagcataccataagcccaacctcttggccgccaccactcctgataggatttttggtggttgttctcattgacttctctctccctttcttccatacCACTTGTTCCTTAACTATGGGTCAGGGAGAATCTACTCCACTCTCTTTCATGACTGATCATTTTCCGGATGTGAGAGCCAGGGCTCATAACTTGTCTCTgtcagtcaagaaaagtaaattaataactttttgttCTGCAGAATGGCCTACCCTCCAGGTCGGATGGCCCCCGGAGGGTACGTTTCAGCCCTCCATAATACAGgcagtgaaagaaaagataatggcACCAGACCCCTGGGGCCATCCAGACCAGGTCCCTTATATCGTGGTCTGGCAAGATCTGGTAGAAAACCCACCTAACTGGTTAAAACCTTTCGTCCACAGAACTTCTAatccacaggtcctggtgatggaactcacttcggaagaaactaagaagaaagagagctcAAAACCGGTCTTTCAGGATTCCTCTTGCCCAAACCTAATAGACttagaaacagaagcaagacccCCCCCTTACGTGCCCCCCTCAGAACCCCCGGGTGGATGGGAAGGATCAGGAAGGGCAACAAGGGGCGACCACGAGGGAGGACCGGCACTGGGGACCCGGGGAAGGACTAGGGGAGATAGGAGTatgcaagaccctggggacccagagttaccgtCATCCACCGTTCAGGCACTCCCCGTCCGGGTGGGACCAGCTAACCCGGGCGGAGAACGGACTTATCAGTGCTGGCCCTTCTCCACGAGTGACCTATACAATTGGAAAACACAAAACCCCCCCTTCTCGGAGAAGCCCCAgggcctcattgacctcttagacTCTATTCTGTTCACTCATAACCCCACCTGGGATGATGGCCAACAGTTGTTACAGGTACTCTTCACCACGGAGGAACGGgagcgaatcctggcagaggcACGAAAACGAGTCCCCGGGGTCGAcgggagacctactgctcagcctcatctcgtggacgaggggtttccCTTGCTGCGACCTAACTGGGATTTCGAGCGAgtggaaggtagggagcgtctctgagtgtaccgccagactctgatggctggcctgagggctgcagcAAGGAAGCCAACAAATTTGGCAAAGGTAAATCTGGTGAGGTAAGAGCCCACTGAAAGTCCGGCAGCCT
Proteins encoded:
- the LOC139038713 gene encoding uncharacterized protein; the encoded protein is MELTSEETKKKESSKPVFQDSSCPNLIDLETEARPPPYVPPSEPPGGWEGSGRATRGDHEGGPALGTRGRTRGDRSMQDPGDPELPSSTVQALPVRVGPANPGGERTYQCWPFSTSDLYNWKTQNPPFSEKPQGLIDLLDSILFTHNPTWDDGQQLLQVLFTTEERERILAEARKRVPGVDGRPTAQPHLVDEGFPLLRPNWDFERVEGRERL